Proteins from a single region of Primulina tabacum isolate GXHZ01 chromosome 5, ASM2559414v2, whole genome shotgun sequence:
- the LOC142545810 gene encoding protein trichome birefringence-like 35 has translation MQRWQKKKSKFPVIALIFFVFVALSILYNECNFRQVYQDKSHTDTEDGNQGSVVKDGSFFNSTPARNITFPKKPPVGLDKFSTCRSTETYSGRRAAWGVHKTEPNRRREEAQAEACDLFSGKWVFDNTTYPLYNESDCPYMSDQLACHKHGRPDSGYQFWRWQPQNCNLKRWNATEIWEKLRGKRLMFVGDSLNRGQWISLLCLLQSVIPADKQSITPNSELTIFRAENYNATVEFLWAPLLAESNSDDAVDHRLDERIMRPDSIFRHSSRWQNADILIFNSYLWWRQGPVKLLWSDQENMVCEEIDGLGGMEMAMDAWADWVSAHIDPLEKKVFFMTMSPTHFAKEDWNPGSEGNCYDEKEPIYDERYWGTGSDLPTMRMVEKVLSRLGSKVSVINITQLSEYRKDGHPTIYRKFWEPLSPERTADPAAFSDCIHWCLPGVPDVWNELLFQNF, from the exons ATGCAGAGATGGCAAAAGAAGAAATCGAAGTTCCCCGTTATCGCCCTTATCTTCTTTGTATTCGTAGCATTATCAATCCTCTATAACGAGTGTAATTTTCGACAAGTTTACCAGGATAAGTCTCATACTGATACCGAAGATGGGAATCAAGGATCTGTTGTAAAAGACGGTTCTTTCTTCAATTCCACGCCTGCACGGAACATTACTTTTCCGAAGAAACCGCCAG TTGGTTTGGATAAATTTAGTACATGCAGGTCCACAGAAACGTACAGCGGGAGGAGAGCTGCTTGGGGCGTACACAAGACTGAGCCTAACCGTCGGAGGGAGGAGGCGCAGGCAGAGGCTTGCGACCTTTTCTCCGGCAAATGGGTATTTGATAACACAACATATCCTTTATATAATGAATCTGATTGTCCATACATGTCCGATCAGTTGGCTTGTCACAAGCATGGGAGGCCTGATTCAGGTTACCAGTTTTGGAGGTGGCAACCCCAAAACTGCAATTTGAAGAG GTGGAATGCCACTGAAATTTGGGAGAAATTGAGGGGTAAGAGACTAATGTTTGTTGGGGACTCACTGAATAGAGGGCAATGGATATCACTGTTGTGTTTGTTGCAGTCTGTAATTCCAGCGGATAAGCAGTCTATCACGCCGAATTCCGAACTTACTATTTTCAGAGCAGAG AATTATAATGCGACAGTTGAGTTTCTTTGGGCACCTCTTCTCGCCGAATCTAACTCTGATGATGCAGTGGATCACCGGCTTGATGAAAGAATAATGCGGCCAGACTCAATTTTTAGGCACTCATCACGATGGCAGAATGCCGATATACTTATATTTAATTCGTATCTGTGGTGGAGGCAAGGCCCTGTTAAGCTTCT ATGGAGTGATCAAGAAAACATGGTCTGTGAAGAAATTGATGGCCTTGGAGGTATGGAAATGGCCATGGATGCCTGGGCAGATTGGGTATCCGCCCATATTGATCCCCTAGAGAAAAAGGTCTTTTTCATGACCAtgtcacctacacatttcgc TAAGGAGGATTGGAATCCAGGAAGCGAAGGCAATTGTTACGATGAGAAAGAGCCTATATACGATGAGAGGTACTGGGGCACTGGGTCGGACTTGCCCACAATGCGGATGGTCGAAAAGGTATTGAGTAGGTTGGGTTCGAAAGTATCTGTCATCAACATCACTCAGCTCTCAGAGTATAGAAAAGATGGTCACCCCACCATATACCGTAAGTTTTGGGAGCCATTAAGCCCGGAAAGGACTGCAGATCCCGCAGCATTCTCAGATTGTATACACTGGTGTTTGCCGGGGGTGCCAGATGTTTGGAATGAATTACTATTTCAAAACTTTTGA
- the LOC142544635 gene encoding uncharacterized protein LOC142544635 gives MPCLDISTNVNLHEDTESMFSELTEAVSQIVGIPKNFVMILVKGSVAITFGGNKEPAALAEIVSMGEINSQVKRKLIATIGSILHDKLSIPNTRFVLKVFDGRKANSKL, from the exons atgccATGCCTTGATATCTCCACTAATGTTAACCTCCACGAAGACACCGAGTCCATGTTTTCCGAGCTCACAGAAGCTGTTTCTCAGATTGTCGGAATACCCAAAAAC TTTGTGATGATTCTTGTGAAAGGGTCAGTAGCCATAACATTTGGAGGGAACAAAGAACCAGCTGCATTGGCTGAAATTGTATCCATGGGCGAGATCAATTCTCAGGTTAAAAGGAAGCTGATTGCCACCATCGGATCTATTTTACACGACAAGCTCTCCATTCCCAACACCAGGTTCGTGCTCAAGGTCTTCGATGGGCGAAAAGCGAATTCGAAACTGTGA
- the LOC142545811 gene encoding putative WRKY transcription factor 33: MASSGGSLNTCHQQSFSNFSAQYFTSDLAAESAMNQEKSSFNWVSSDYQKSIEIPKYKSFPPSSLPVSPPPVSPSSYLSIPPSLSPSMLLDSPVLFSSANVLPSPTTGAFAAKLDQDQDQDQDTKFPDFSFHSLLTRPSHDSTSSIFRSSTQMHSFNSQEISTIQTSLENTFAPQPNQLIQYAQPSQYLREQKKSDDGYNWRKYGQKQVKGSDNPRSYYKCTFPSCPTKKKVERNLDGHITEIVYKGTHSHPKPQSTRRSSSNSVQNLTNNNYGIQNQSNSFLENGLTESVATPPENSSASFGDDDFDQGSSLSNSKDDDGNEPEAKRWKGENENEGISAAGSRTVREPRIVVQTTSDIDILDDGYRWRKYGQKVVKGNPNPRSYYKCTYNGCPVRKHVERASHDLRAVITTYEGKHNHDVPAARGSGSYTMSRPPPTATNNTPTAIRPSAIGTHSNGTSYPNPTRMQTMQHQTPYTLQMLHDTDSFGFSGIGNSTGAYANQMQQTENSQSIAKEEPRDDSFFDSFLY, from the exons ATGGCTTCTTCTGGAGGCAGCTTGAACACCTGCCATCAACAGAGCTTCTCCAATTTCTCCGCCCAATATTTTACTTCTGATCTTGCTGCTGAATCTGCCATGAATCAAGAGAAATCTTCATTCAACTGGGTCAGTTCAGATTACCAAAAAAGCATAGAAATCCCGAAGTACAAATCGTTTCCGCCGTCTTCGTTGCCCGTATCCCCGCCTCCTGTTTCCCCTTCTTCTTATCTTTCCATCCCTCCAAGTTTGAGCCCTTCTATGCTGCTTGATTCTCCTGTTCTTTTCTCTTCTGCCAAT GTTCTTCCTTCTCCAACCACCGGAGCTTTTGCTGCTAAGCTGGaccaggatcaggatcaggatcaggacaCGAAGTTTCCTGATTTCTCTTTCCATTCCCTACTAACAAGGCCTTCTCATGATTCTACATCATCCATTTTTCGCTCGTCTA CCCAAATGCATAGTTTCAATTCTCAAGAAATTTCCACAATTCAGACCAGCTTGGAGAACACATTTGCCCCACAGCCTAATCAATTAATCCAATATGCTCAACCATCTCAGTATCTTAGGGAGCAGAAAAAATCCGACGATGGTTACAATTGGAGGAAATATGGACAAAAACAAGTCAAGGGAAGCGACAATCCTCGTAGTTACTACAAGTGTACATTTCCAAGCTGTCCCACGAAGAAGAAGGTGGAGAGAAATTTGGACGGTCATATTACTGAAATAGTGTACAAAGGGACTCACAGTCATCCGAAGCCTCAATCTACTCGGAGATCATCTTCTAACTCAGTTCAGAATCTTACTAACAATAATTATGGGATCCAAAATCAATCAAACTCGTTTCTTGAGAATGGTCTGACGGAATCTGTGGCAACCCCACCGGAGAATTCATCCGCTTCTTTTGGAGACGATGATTTTGACCAGGGATCCTCACTTAGTAATTCGAAAGATGACGATGGGAATGAACCAGAAGCCAAGAGATG GAAAGGGGAAAATGAGAATGAGGGGATATCAGCTGCTGGAAGTAGAACCGTTCGAGAGCCAAGAATCGTTGTTCAGACGACAAGTGATATCGACATTCTTGACGATGGTTACAGATGGAGGAAGTATGGACAGAAAGTGGTTAAGGGCAACCCAAATCCCAG GAGCTACTACAAATGCACATACAATGGTTGTCCGGTTAGGAAACATGTAGAGCGAGCATCCCATGATTTAAGGGCAGTGATCACGACATACGAAGGGAAGCACAACCATGATGTTCCTGCAGCACGCGGTAGTGGCAGCTACACTATGAGTAGACCACCACCAACAGCCACCAACAATACCCCAACAGCAATAAGACCCTCTGCTATCGGCACCCATTCTAATGGGACAAGCTACCCAAACCCAACGAGAATGCAAACAATGCAACACCAAACACCGTACACACTTCAAATGCTACACGACACCGATAGTTTTGGATTCTCGGGGATCGGAAACTCTACAGGTGCCTATGCCAATCAGATGCAACAGACAGAGAATTCCCAGTCGATAGCCAAGGAAGAACCTAGAGACGACTCATTTTTTGACTCATTTCTCTACTGA
- the LOC142547558 gene encoding LOW QUALITY PROTEIN: protein SCAR2-like (The sequence of the model RefSeq protein was modified relative to this genomic sequence to represent the inferred CDS: inserted 1 base in 1 codon; deleted 1 base in 1 codon), with amino-acid sequence MPMTKYEIRSEYTLADPQLYAAADKDDPEALLEGVAMSGLVGLLRQLGDLSEFAAVIFQDLHDEVMATSTRGHNLLSRVQQIEAEFLSIEKAFLSHTDHSSFMYNAGVDWHSNLQMDHNIVTRGNLPRFIMDSYEECRGPPRLFLLDRFDTGGAGACLKRYTDPSFFKIETSSTKMNGIDIQREKKLRKAKRYCRNGGTPEVLPSSHAKLHQLFMEDHNGNGERSPARRVKLKRRLNGFPLDLKTGQRYMEKLLKIPSPEHKVLREITMNSSSLRILPTTDHDDSSVGVLQFGMSADRDTMERKSGPPSPHRKDIMLKPSTSEQDEVSHXEILKEDNSYLSMVEDSLPCSCDRVTSKNDMVNDGESKADENLIGYLTDDFASEIDNFMDAPIAIEPELDTDSELREMTDVTSGIDIQLTTYDVIATVERHFHSTDSRSTGNSMLSEDDNHSSGKEISSLSTLDFPNTLDDSSKSEHDVAACTSEIEIINASFCQKTADEDCPVAHHTKSAVSDDMCTGGLAITTNNPGFVQQTSDRTLANLDPTLEDSDSQYILEEIISRAPESGEKLSIKDEEAKSNLATDATCSPSFTDFSLQLENNFLLSSSGVHLVHKSIDGNATCTNQCLTTYSPVFVPGGGSDQEELSGLERDEKSSLTNSESEERKSGHRSRMFFQSRSNNENESSNSTISDNSCDATAVAISSDTQKTDKYSRENLHLGNDLVFVLNNLISLPSNKDNVSEMISIYNPVEDESNHGDLELPENYIFDYPNLAHDGHGTKKNILGNAQTVDADVHGHDRSVHNQNCSPSIVASYVKCSQDWPGTGLDTRDSEVVNLDKETTVNETLAVETLKSCEVLGLKVTGIRDDAPSHDLAGLESLCSKQENFVGLAGATDIVEKGGITSCRSSYAQEATNISVSPELTPLSDNKALLREPNSRTDVSGIAVVASSVLSVSDNVSQNGVYSRLSINQLVEDGIPCFEDSNPDKLENGKNCLLESQGGSGLVEEVGQRGGAPSDLDRVFCNTISYNDPKSEESDTIVNQDFNSIVNEHSMDFFNTDTTQFSSEKVDLDLEQKLCQERKLLNYNVCYDNIIETTPQEQASVLPNQLGQEFMDSGGIDIGSTHDQHILELDDHQAASNSASNWSLVNCPDQPLIPELPASSNYEVDVSKHSDHPLGSMFPPGNCFSEANSINLQEIPPLPPLPPVQWRLGNVQHAASTVQREIQQEEFSQGTSIPSTSTCDVSSFHGESKRSLVQFSQDTISNKEKVEHGASIQEIDDLSSNTENQKQEITISYSEIFVLTYVEDVTQIAPNIASSKKEVDHSSTNSKASLLMHETVDDKRKIENEKQELIIPSSVIESASPDVEDGNANESRTRKLPLPQNPLIDTVTALDNTKLRKVSPGVKAEIQKAEERDSLLEQIRTKSCNLKPALATKPIIRGPRTNLKVAAILEKAKAIRQALADSDEDDEDSWSDS; translated from the exons ATGCCGATGACTAAGTACGAGATAAGGTCTGAGTACACTTTAGCTGATCCGCAGCTGTACGCTGCCGCCGATAAGGATGATCCGGAGGCATTGCTCGAAGGAGTGGCTATGTCTGGACTCGTAGGCCTCCTCCGCCAGCTGGGGGATCTCTCCGa GTTTGCGGCGGTGATTTTTCAG GACCTACATGACGAAGTGATGGCGACTTCTACAAGAGGACACAACTTATTATCTCGAGTCCAACAGATTGAGGCTGAGTTTCTGTCCATCGAGAAGGCATTTCTCTCCCACACCGATCATTCTTCATTCATGTACAATGCTG GTGTTGATTGGCATTCTAATTTACAGATGGACCATAATATAGTGACACGGGGAAATTTACCTCGGTTTATAATGGATTCATATGAAGAATGCAGGGGTCCCCCTCGGTTATTTCTTTTAGACAG ATTTGATACCGGGGGAGCTGGGGCATGCCTGAAACGCTACACTGATccatcatttttcaaaatagaGACATCTTCCACTAAAATGAATGGTATAGATATTCAGAGGGAGAAGAAGCTCCGCAAAGCCAAG AGATACTGTAGGAATGGAGGAACCCCGGAAGTTTTACCATCATCACATGCTAA GCTTCATCAACTTTTCATGGAGGATCATAATGGAAATGGTGAAAGAAGTCCTGCACGTCGTGTGAAATTAAAAAGGAGGCTGAATGGATTCCCTTTAGACCTAAAAACTGGGCAGAGGTATAtggaaaaattattaaaaattccTTCTCCAGAGCATAAAGTGCTTCGTGAAATCACCATGAATTCATCGTCCCTGAGGATATTACCAACAACTGATCATGATGACTCTAGTGTTGGAGTACTTCAATTTGGAATGAGTGCTGACAGAGACACCATGGAGAGGAAAAGTGGTCCTCCATCTCCACACAGAAAGGATATTATGCTGAAACCATCCACATCTGAGCAAGATGAGGTTTCAC GTGAAATCTTGAAGGAAGACAATTCATATCTTAGCATGGTAGAAGATAGTCTCCCATGCTCTTGTGATCGGGTAACTAGTAAAAATGATATGGTCAATGATGGAGAAAGTAAAGCAGATGAAAACTTAATTGGTTATCTAACTGATGATTTTGCCAGTGAGATAGACAATTTCATGGATGCACCGATAGCCATTGAGCCAGAACTTGATACAGACTCTGAATTGAGAGAGATGACTGATGTGACCTCTGGTATCGACATACAACTAACGACTTATGATGTCATTGCCACTGTGGAACGTCACTTTCATTCTACAGATTCTCGATCTACTGGAAACTCTATGTTGTCTGAAGATGATAATCATTCATCCGGAAAAGAGATTTCTAGTTTATCTACTTTGGACTTTCCAAATACTTTAGACGATAGCTCAAAATCTGAACATGATGTTGCTGCATGTACATCTGAAATTGAGATCATCAATGCATCATTTTGCCAGAAAACTGCAGATGAAGATTGTCCTGTGGCTCACCATACCAAATCTGCAGTTTCTGATGACATGTGCACTGGCGGACTTGCTATCACCACCAACAATCCTGGCTTTGTGCAGCAGACTTCCGATAGGACCCTTGCCAATTTGGATCCTACGTTAGAAGATTCTGATTCACAATACATTTTGGAAGAAATTATCTCAAGGGCACCTGAATCAGGTGAAAAGTTAAGTATTAAGGATGAAGAAGCCAAGTCAAATCTGGCCACTGATGCAACATGTTCTCCCAGCTTCACTGATTTCAGTTTGCAGTTGGAAAATAATTTCCTACTTTCCTCTTCAGGAGTTCATCTGGTGCATAAATCAATTGATGGGAATGCAACATGTACAAATCagtgtcttaccacatatagTCCAGTTTTCGTGCCTGGGGGCGGCTCTGATCAGGAGGAACTGTCGGGACTTGAGCGTGATGAAAAGTCGTCCCTTACCAATAGCGAAAGTGAAGAAAGAAAATCTGGCCATAGATCCAGGATGTTCTTTCAGTCT AGATCAAATAATGAGAATGAATCAAGCAATTCTACTATCTCCGATAATTCTTGTGATGCCACAGCAGTTGCCATATCTTCTGATACCCAAAAAACTGACAAATACAGTCGAGAGAACCTACATCTAGGCAATGACCTAGTTTTTGTGTTAAATAATCTAATTAGTCTTCCTTCAAATAAAGACAATGTGTCAGAAATGATTTCTATTTATAATCCAGTCGAGGATGAATCAAATCATGGAGATTTAGAGTTGCCTGAAAACTATATATTTGATTATCCTAATTTGGCTCATGATGGACATG GAACTAAAAAAAACATCCTTGGCAATGCTCAAACCGTTGATGCAGACGTGCATGGCCATGATAGATCGGTTCACAACCAGAATTGTTCACCGAGTATAGTGGCATCATATGTAAAATGCTCTCAAGATTGGCCAGGGACAGGTTTAGATACTCGTGACAGTGAAGTTGTTAATCTTGACAAGGAGACAACAGTAAATGAAACTCTGGCGGTTGAAACTCTCAAGTCTTGTGAAGTTCTGGGGTTAAAGGTCACAGGAATCAGAGATGATGCACCCTCCCATGATTTAGCAGGTCTAGAAAGTTTGTGTTCCAAGCAAGAGAATTTTGTAGGGCTGGCTGGAGCGACAGATATTGTAGAGAAGGGTGGAATCACCTCATGTAGGAGCTCCTATGCACAAGAAGCAACAAATATCTCTGTATCCCCAGAACTTACGCCATTGAGTGATAATAAAGCCTTGTTGAGAGAGCCTAATTCACGGACTGATGTATCAGGGATTGCAGTTGTGGCCTCTAGTGTGCTTTCAGTTTCTGATAATGTCAGCCAAAACGGTGTCTATTCACGTCTTAGTATCAATCAGTTGGTAGAAGATGGTATACCTTGTTTTGAGGATTCGAATCCCGATAAACTTGAGAATGGCAAGAATTGTCTCTTAGAAAGTCAAGGGGGATCTGGCTTGGTGGAGGAAGTGGGTCAAAGAGGTGGAGCCCCATCAGATTTGGATAGAGTCTTTTGCAACACTATCAGTTATAATGATCCAAAGTCTGAAGAATCAGATACCATTGTTAATCAGGATTTCAATTCAATAGTAAATGAACATAGCATGGATTTTTTCAATACTGACACAACCCAGTTTTCCTCAGAGAAAGTTGACTTAGATCTAGAACAGAAGCTGTGCCAAGAAAGGAAGCTTTTAAATTACAATGTTTGTTATGACAATATAATAGAAACAACACCACAAGAACAGGCCAGTGTTCTGCCTAATCAACTCGGGCAAGAGTTCATGGATTCTGGTGGAATAGATATAGGGTCTACACATGACCAGCATATACTAGAGCTCGATGATCATCAAGCAGCCAGTAATTCTGCTTCAAATTGGTCACTTGTTAACTGTCCTGATCAGCCTCTAATACCGGAGCTTCCAGCATCAAGCAACTATGAAGTTGATGTCTCTAAGCATTCAGATCATCCTTTAGGTTCCATGTTTCCACCTGGTAATTGTTTTTCAGAAGCAAATTCAATCAACCTGCAAGAAATTCCTCCTTTGCCACCTCTTCCTCCCGTTCAGTGGAGACTGGGAAATGTTCAGCATGCAGCTTCTACCGTACAGAGAGAGATTCAACAAGAGGAATTCTCTCAAGGGACCTCCATCCCTTCCACTTCCACCTGTGACGTTAGTTCATTCCATGGAGAATCGAAACGATCTTTGGTTCAATTTTCCCAAGACACAATATCAAATAAGGAGAAGGTAGAGCATGGTGCCTCAATTCAGGAGATTGATGACCTTTCTTCAAACACCGAAAATCAGAAGCAAGAGATCACCATATCATATTCGGAGATATTTGTTTTGACATATGTGGAAGATGTTACTCAAATTGCCCCAAACATTGCATCAAGCAAAAAGGAGGTTGACCACAGTTCCACTAATTCTAAGGCCAGTCTCTTGATGCATGAGACAGTTGACGATAAACGAAAGATAGAAAATGAGAAGCAGGAGCTCATCATTCCATCGTCAGTGATTGAATCTGCATCACCGGATGTGGAGGATGGAAATGCAAATGAAAGTCGAACAAGGAAATTGCCTCTACCTCAAAATCCTCTTATCGATACTGTTACTGCTCTTGATAATACCAAA CTAAGGAAAGTTTCCCCAGGAGTAAAAGCTGAGATTCAGAAAGCAGAGGAAAGAGATTCACTGTTGGAACAAATAAGGACCAAG TCCTGCAATCTGAAACCTGCACTGGCAACAAAGCCTATTATTCGAGGTCCCAGAACTAATCTTAAAGTTGCTGCAATTTTGGAGAAGGCGAAGGCAATCCGACAG GCCCTGGCTGACAGCGATGAAGACGACGAGGATAGTTGGAGTGATTCATGA
- the LOC142545813 gene encoding protein BOLA4, chloroplastic/mitochondrial: protein MATRALLIRPNSAALLVVGRLSCLRVTASSSARRSYHLSSRSSSFPTEIYLSCFDRPTRITHCRRSFCIQATDNPASIEPPLIESMEKKIKEQLSADSVIVKDAYGDGRHISIEVISTAFEGKSAVNRQRMVYKAIWEELQDAVHAVDQMTTRTPEEASGK, encoded by the exons ATGGCGACAAGAGCGCTGTTAATCCGGCCGAATTCGGCGGCTCTACTGGTGGTTGGCAGACTTTCATGTCTGCGGGTAACGGCGTCCTCGTCAGCGAGGAGGAGCTATCATCTATCCAGCCGTAGCTCATCTTTTCCGACGGAGATTTATCTTTCGTGCTTCGATAGACCAACCAGAATCACGCACTGCCGTCGGAGTTTCTGTATCCAGGCAACTGACAATCCAGCTTCCATCGAGCCTCCTTTGATAGAATCAATGGAGAAGAAG ATCAAGGAACAGCTTAGTGCAGATTCAGTCATTGTGAAGGATGCTTATGGTGATGGTCGCCATATTAG CATTGAAGTTATCTCTACGGCTTTTGAGGGTAAATCTGCTGTGAATAGGCAGAGGATGGTGTACAAAGCAATATGGGAAGAACTTCAGGACGCAGTGCATGCTGTTGATCAGATGACTACCAGAACCCCTGAAGAAGCATCGGGGAAGTGA
- the LOC142545812 gene encoding protein LURP-one-related 15-like yields the protein MTLLEGSFGVTDVNGNIMFRVKGKLFSLRDRRVLYDLAGNPLITFHQKMLSAHRRWVVFRGESTDSKDLLFSVKKSSLLQMKTKLDVFLASNPKEELCDFRIEGSWFERSCVIYTGNSSNIIAQMHRKHSAQSILLGKDTFGVTVYPNVDYAFIVALVVILEEINEDRSGED from the exons ATGACTCTGTTGGAGGGTAGTTTCGGAGTTACCGATGTAAACGGTAACATAATGTTCAGGGTCAAAGGCAAACTCTTCAGCCTCCGCGATCGCCGCGTTTTGTACGATCTCGCCGGAAACCCCCTCATCACTTTTCACCAAAAG ATGCTATCGGCACATAGAAGATGGGTGGTTTTTAGAGGAGAGAGCACAGATTCGAAGGATCTTCTTTTCAGCGTGAAGAAATCTTCGCTCTTGCAGATGAAGACGAAGCTAGATGTGTTCTTGGCTTCCAACCCCAAAGAGGAGTTGTGTGACTTCAGGATCGAAGGCAGCTGGTTTGAGAGATCCTGCGTCATATATACTGGGAATTCCTCCAACATCATCGCACAG ATGCACAGGAAACACAGCGCCCAAAGTATCCTGCTTGGGAAAGACACGTTCGGGGTGACTGTGTATCCTAACGTGGATTACGCCTTCATCGTTGCGCTTGTTGTGATTCTTGAGGAGATCAACGAGGACAGATCTGGGGAAGACTGA